A single genomic interval of Koleobacter methoxysyntrophicus harbors:
- a CDS encoding branched-chain amino acid ABC transporter permease, which produces MTQLIQQLINGLSIGSVYALMAVGYSLVYSIMNFSNFAHGGVIMLGSYFGFFLLTLFKLPFTAAFLGAALGAAVVAVIIERVAYSPLRARNAPFLYFIISAMGASIFLENFVIATIGPTFKTYPPVFPKEPFRFGPLFVGRLDMMMFLISVVCLAALVYFIDFTKTGKAIRATAYNMRASVLMGINTDMVIIIVFGIGGALAGIAGVLFGMKYTVYPQMGFITLKSFIAAVFGGLGSLPGAVIGSILLGVIETLTSGYISSQLRDLISFSLLIIILVIRPMGLMGRITEEKA; this is translated from the coding sequence ATGACACAACTGATACAGCAGCTGATAAACGGTTTGTCTATAGGGAGTGTTTATGCCCTGATGGCTGTAGGCTATTCCCTGGTCTACAGTATAATGAACTTCAGCAATTTCGCACACGGCGGTGTAATAATGTTAGGGTCTTATTTTGGATTCTTCCTTTTAACCCTTTTTAAACTACCATTTACAGCAGCTTTTTTAGGGGCTGCTTTAGGTGCAGCTGTAGTTGCAGTGATAATTGAAAGGGTTGCTTACAGCCCCTTAAGGGCCCGCAATGCTCCCTTCCTTTATTTCATAATATCTGCCATGGGGGCTTCTATTTTCCTGGAGAATTTTGTTATAGCAACTATAGGCCCAACCTTTAAGACTTACCCTCCTGTTTTCCCTAAAGAACCCTTTAGATTTGGCCCTCTCTTTGTAGGCCGTCTTGATATGATGATGTTTTTAATTTCCGTAGTATGCCTTGCTGCGCTGGTCTATTTTATAGATTTTACGAAAACGGGTAAGGCTATAAGGGCAACGGCATACAACATGAGGGCCAGTGTGCTTATGGGGATTAACACCGATATGGTAATCATTATAGTTTTCGGAATCGGTGGAGCTCTTGCAGGGATAGCCGGTGTGCTTTTTGGTATGAAATATACGGTTTACCCCCAAATGGGTTTTATTACCCTAAAATCATTTATTGCTGCGGTTTTCGGAGGATTGGGGAGCCTTCCGGGAGCGGTTATAGGTTCAATCCTGTTGGGTGTTATTGAGACGCTGACATCCGGATATATCTCATCCCAGCTGAGAGACCTTATTTCCTTCAGCCTCCTTATAATTATTCTGGTTATCAGGCCCATGGGGCTTATGGGCAGGATAACAGAAGAAAAGGCATAG